In one window of Camelina sativa cultivar DH55 chromosome 15, Cs, whole genome shotgun sequence DNA:
- the LOC104744511 gene encoding NAC domain-containing protein 92-like isoform X2 yields MVEEGSVVVNQGGDQEVVDLPPGFRFHPTDEEIITHYLKEKVFNIRFTAAAIGQADLNKNEPWDLPKIAKMGEKEFYFFCQRDRKYPTGMRTNRATVSGYWKATGKDKEIFRGKGCLVGMKKTLVFYKGRAPKGEKTNWVMHEYRLDGKYSYNNLPKTARDEWVVCRVFHKNAPTTTINTPNQLSRIDSLDNIDHLLDFSSLPPLIDPGFLSQPGPSFSGASHELKPVLHHPSTALVNNTYLPTQTLNFPYHSVQNFRSDSGYGAGSDTNNKGMIKLEHSLVSASQETGLSSDVNTTATPEISSYPLMMNPATDGAMMDGSKSACDDLDDLIFWEDLYTK; encoded by the exons ATGGTGGAAGAAGGCAGTGTAGTTGTGAATCAAGGAGGAGATCAGGAGGTGGTGGATTTGCCTCCAGGGTTTCGGTTTCACCCAACTGATGAAGAGATTATAACTCACTACCTTAAAGAGAAGGTCTTCAACATCCGATTCACAGCTGCGGCGATCGGTCAAGCCGACCTCAACAAGAACGAGCCATGGGATCTACCAA AGATTGCAAAGATGGGGGAGAAGGAGTTTTACTTTTTCTGCCAGAGGGATCGGAAGTATCCTACCGGGATGAGGACGAACCGTGCCACTGTGTCCGGTTATTGGAAGGCGACCGGGAAGGACAAGGAGATCTTTAGAGGCAAAGGGTGTCTTGTTGGGATGAAGAAAACACTTGTGTTTTATAAAGGAAGAGCTCCTAAAGGTGAAAAGACCAATTGGGTTATGCATGAGTATCGTCTTGATGGCAAATATTCGTACAATAACCTCCCCAAAACTGCAAGG GATGAATGGGTGGTGTGTAGGGTTTTTCACAAGAACGCTCCTACTACTACTATtaacaccccaaaccaactctcaAGGATTGATTCTCTTGACAACATTGATCATCTCTTAGACTTCTCATCTCTCCCTCCTCTCATAGATCCAGGTTTCTTGAGTCAACCCGGCCCAAGCTTCTCTGGTGCCAGCCATGAACTCAAACCCGTCCTCCACCATCCTTCAACCGCACTAGTCAACAACACTTACCTCCCTACCCAAACCCTCAATTTCCCTTACCACTCTGTCCAAAATTTCAGATCTGATTCGGGGTACGGGGCAGGTTCGGACACTAATAACAAGGGTATGATCAAGTTGGAGCATTCTCTTGTGAGTGCGTCTCAAGAAACCGGTTTAAGTTCCGATGTGAACACAACTGCGACGCCGGAGATATCTTCTTATCCTCTGATGATGAATCCGGCAACCGATGGGGCAATGATGGATGGTAGCAAGTCAGCGTGTGATGATCTTGATGACTTGATCTTTTGGGAAGActtatatactaaataa
- the LOC104744511 gene encoding NAC domain-containing protein 92-like isoform X1, which produces MVEEGSVVVNQGGDQEVVDLPPGFRFHPTDEEIITHYLKEKVFNIRFTAAAIGQADLNKNEPWDLPKIAKMGEKEFYFFCQRDRKYPTGMRTNRATVSGYWKATGKDKEIFRGKGCLVGMKKTLVFYKGRAPKGEKTNWVMHEYRLDGKYSYNNLPKTARDEWVVCRVFHKNAPTTTINTPNQLSRIDSLDNIDHLLDFSSLPPLIDPGFLSQPGPSFSGASHELKPVLHHPSTALVNNTYLPTQTLNFPYHSVQNFRSDSGYGAGSDTNNKGMIKLEHSLVSASQETGLSSDVNTTATPEISSYPLMMNPATDGAMMDGSKSACDDLDDLIFWEDLYTK; this is translated from the exons ATGGTGGAAGAAGGCAGTGTAGTTGTGAATCAAGGAGGAGATCAGGAGGTGGTGGATTTGCCTCCAGGGTTTCGGTTTCACCCAACTGATGAAGAGATTATAACTCACTACCTTAAAGAGAAGGTCTTCAACATCCGATTCACAGCTGCGGCGATCGGTCAAGCCGACCTCAACAAGAACGAGCCATGGGATCTACCAA AGATTGCAAAGATGGGGGAGAAGGAGTTTTACTTTTTCTGCCAGAGGGATCGGAAGTATCCAACCGGGATGAGGACGAACCGTGCTACTGTGTCCGGTTATTGGAAGGCGACCGGGAAGGACAAGGAGATCTTTAGAGGCAAAGGGTGTCTTGTTGGGATGAAGAAAACACTTGTGTTTTATAAAGGAAGAGCTCCTAAAGGTGAAAAGACCAATTGGGTTATGCATGAGTATCGTCTTGATGGCAAATATTCGTACAATAACCTCCCCAAAACTGCAAGG GATGAATGGGTGGTGTGTAGGGTTTTTCACAAGAACGCTCCTACTACTACTATtaacaccccaaaccaactctcaAGGATTGATTCTCTTGACAACATTGATCATCTCTTAGACTTCTCATCTCTCCCTCCTCTCATAGATCCAGGTTTCTTGAGTCAACCCGGCCCAAGCTTCTCTGGTGCCAGCCATGAACTCAAACCCGTCCTCCACCATCCTTCAACCGCACTAGTCAACAACACTTACCTCCCTACCCAAACCCTCAATTTCCCTTACCACTCTGTCCAAAATTTCAGATCTGATTCGGGGTACGGGGCAGGTTCGGACACTAATAACAAGGGTATGATCAAGTTGGAGCATTCTCTTGTGAGTGCGTCTCAAGAAACCGGTTTAAGTTCCGATGTGAACACAACTGCGACGCCGGAGATATCTTCTTATCCTCTGATGATGAATCCGGCAACCGATGGGGCAATGATGGATGGTAGCAAGTCAGCGTGTGATGATCTTGATGACTTGATCTTTTGGGAAGActtatatactaaataa